From Sediminibacterium sp. TEGAF015, a single genomic window includes:
- a CDS encoding 2-oxoglutarate dehydrogenase E1 component, protein MKDFSYITHSHPAFIESLYKDFLTDPTLVDPDLRKFFEGFDFAVNGNYAAGQAAPGAVDAGSIDWMQEIKVYRLILGYRNKGHLIAKTNPIRTRKDRGANLDLSFFGLSDKDLNTVFQTGNLIGLGPAPLKQILAHLQNAYANHVGIEFKYISDQKKVDFLTAEMEQNFAQPLPLNKKQRILEKLNQGVMFEKFLHTKYIGQKRFSLEGGETTIAALDAIINTAANQQVQEVVIGMAHRGRLNVLANIMGKTYEQIFSEFEGTATIDQTMGSGDVKYHMGYGSEVKTLDDKTIHLKLMPNPSHLEAVDPVVVGFARAKADLISESHFEKILPILIHGDASVAGQGIVYEVLQMSKLRGYYTGGTIHFVINNQIGFTTDFDDARSADYSTSVAAMVQAPVLHVNGDDAEAVVKCAEIATRYRQEFKSDIFIDMVCYRKHGHNEGDDPKYTQPQLYALIDKHQNPREIYTQYLIQSGTSDAQELAKSMEKKFWSDLQERLDEVKQNPLPYKYQPPELIWKSFVKATADDFEFSPVTAIDDAKFNLLFNGLMKWPSDFKPLKKIEKLIQDKVKLYETEGKIDWATAELMAYGSILTDGNVVRMSGQDVKRGTFSHRHAVLRDEESNAEYNRLNHFQEKQEQFRIYNSLLSEYGVLGFEYGYAMANPNALVIWEAQFGDFCNGAQTMIDQFIAAGEQKWQRQNGLVMLLPHGYEGQGPEHSSARMERFLQMCAELNMVVTNITSAANLFHAFRRQTTWNFRKPLINFSPKANLRNPGTYSSKEDFLSGGFKEVIDDAFVQDPASVKKVLFCSGKLYFELADKQAKENRKDIAIVRLEQIYPMPLQQLDALYKKYNKATWFWVQEEPLNMGAAGFLQTNLKTINFGVISRNASAATATGYAKVHAQEQLEIIETAFNI, encoded by the coding sequence ATGAAGGATTTTTCGTACATCACCCATTCACATCCGGCATTCATTGAGAGTCTCTATAAGGACTTTTTAACTGATCCAACGCTGGTTGACCCCGATTTAAGAAAGTTTTTTGAAGGATTTGACTTTGCTGTCAATGGAAATTATGCGGCCGGACAGGCTGCACCAGGAGCCGTTGATGCTGGATCTATAGATTGGATGCAGGAAATCAAAGTGTACAGATTGATTCTTGGATACAGAAATAAGGGGCATTTAATTGCAAAAACAAATCCGATCAGAACCAGAAAAGATAGAGGTGCTAATCTAGACCTGAGCTTTTTCGGTTTATCAGATAAAGATCTTAATACCGTATTCCAGACAGGCAATCTGATTGGATTAGGACCTGCTCCGCTGAAACAAATTTTGGCACACTTGCAAAACGCATATGCCAATCATGTTGGTATAGAGTTCAAATATATCAGCGACCAGAAAAAAGTTGATTTTCTGACCGCAGAAATGGAGCAAAATTTTGCCCAGCCACTACCGTTAAATAAGAAGCAGAGAATCCTTGAGAAACTAAATCAGGGTGTCATGTTCGAGAAATTCTTGCATACCAAGTATATCGGACAAAAAAGGTTTTCACTGGAAGGTGGCGAAACCACTATCGCCGCTTTAGATGCAATCATCAATACAGCAGCCAATCAACAAGTACAGGAAGTGGTGATTGGTATGGCACACAGAGGAAGATTGAATGTGCTGGCCAATATTATGGGAAAGACCTATGAACAAATTTTTAGTGAATTTGAAGGAACAGCAACCATTGATCAGACCATGGGAAGCGGGGATGTTAAATACCATATGGGATATGGAAGTGAAGTGAAGACCCTGGATGATAAAACCATTCATTTGAAACTAATGCCGAACCCTTCCCATTTAGAAGCGGTTGATCCGGTAGTAGTTGGTTTTGCAAGAGCAAAAGCAGATTTGATATCTGAAAGTCATTTTGAAAAAATTCTACCCATATTGATTCATGGAGATGCTTCTGTTGCAGGACAGGGTATTGTTTATGAGGTTTTGCAGATGAGCAAACTCCGTGGTTATTATACTGGAGGAACAATACACTTTGTAATCAATAATCAGATTGGATTTACAACTGATTTTGATGATGCTCGCAGTGCCGATTACTCAACTTCTGTTGCAGCAATGGTACAGGCACCAGTATTACATGTGAATGGGGATGATGCAGAAGCAGTAGTGAAATGTGCTGAAATAGCAACCCGTTACAGACAAGAATTTAAATCGGATATATTTATAGACATGGTTTGCTATCGCAAACATGGTCACAATGAAGGAGATGATCCTAAATATACCCAGCCACAGTTATATGCTTTAATTGATAAACACCAGAACCCGAGAGAAATATACACGCAGTATCTTATCCAGAGTGGAACAAGCGATGCACAGGAACTGGCTAAGTCGATGGAAAAGAAATTCTGGAGCGACTTGCAGGAGCGTTTAGATGAAGTAAAGCAGAATCCGCTTCCATACAAATATCAGCCGCCGGAGTTAATTTGGAAATCATTTGTAAAAGCAACGGCCGATGATTTTGAATTTTCTCCTGTCACGGCAATTGACGATGCAAAATTCAATCTGCTTTTCAATGGATTAATGAAATGGCCCAGCGATTTCAAGCCACTTAAGAAGATTGAAAAATTAATTCAGGATAAAGTAAAATTATATGAAACTGAAGGTAAAATAGATTGGGCTACTGCCGAATTGATGGCATATGGTTCTATTCTGACTGATGGGAATGTTGTACGTATGAGTGGACAGGACGTGAAGCGAGGAACTTTCAGTCATCGTCATGCAGTATTGAGAGACGAAGAAAGCAATGCAGAATACAATCGACTAAACCATTTTCAGGAGAAGCAAGAGCAATTCAGAATTTATAACTCTTTGCTTAGTGAATATGGGGTATTAGGATTTGAATATGGATATGCTATGGCAAATCCAAATGCTTTGGTAATTTGGGAAGCACAATTTGGTGATTTTTGTAATGGTGCACAAACAATGATTGATCAGTTCATTGCAGCAGGCGAACAAAAATGGCAAAGACAAAATGGTCTTGTTATGTTGTTGCCGCATGGTTATGAAGGACAAGGTCCAGAGCATAGTAGTGCAAGAATGGAACGCTTCCTGCAAATGTGTGCTGAATTAAATATGGTTGTGACCAATATAACCAGTGCAGCTAATTTATTTCATGCTTTCAGAAGACAGACTACCTGGAATTTCCGCAAGCCATTGATTAATTTCTCTCCAAAAGCCAATCTGCGTAATCCTGGCACATACAGTTCAAAAGAGGATTTCCTTTCTGGCGGATTTAAAGAAGTAATTGATGATGCTTTTGTACAAGATCCTGCTTCAGTTAAAAAAGTTTTATTCTGCTCAGGCAAACTATATTTTGAACTTGCCGATAAACAAGCTAAAGAGAACAGAAAGGATATTGCCATTGTTAGATTAGAGCAGATTTATCCGATGCCACTTCAGCAATTAGATGCCTTGTATAAAAAATACAACAAAGCAACCTGGTTCTGGGTTCAGGAAGAGCCTTTGAATATGGGCGCAGCTGGTTTCCTTCAAACCAATTTGAAAACTATCAATTTTGGAGTTATCAGCAGAAATGCCAGCGCAGCAACAGCTACAGGATATGCTAAAGTACATGCGCAGGAACAATTGGAAATAATTGAAACAGCATTTAATATTTAA
- the rpsT gene encoding 30S ribosomal protein S20: protein MANHSATKKDVRQAAKRRDRNRYYGKTTRNAIRDLKTSAEKKGYEEKLPDVISMIDKLAKRGIIHKNKAANLKSKLVKKAANLA from the coding sequence ATGGCAAATCACTCAGCTACAAAGAAAGACGTTAGACAAGCCGCTAAGCGCCGTGACCGTAACCGTTACTATGGTAAAACCACTCGTAACGCTATCCGTGACTTAAAAACAAGCGCAGAGAAAAAAGGATACGAAGAAAAACTACCTGACGTTATTTCTATGATTGACAAATTGGCTAAGCGTGGAATTATCCATAAGAACAAAGCTGCCAATCTGAAGAGCAAATTAGTGAAGAAAGCAGCAAACTTAGCTTAA